In the genome of Saprospira sp. CCB-QB6, one region contains:
- the mltG gene encoding endolytic transglycosylase MltG, producing the protein MEKKSLARIIRISLLIVFLGAAAALGGAYYYYQIIFGPSFPKEKEQITLYLKEAPSLTSLADSLSEKGWLKDKSNFIWVGEKMKFKGAAGRYILEDTLKSYYELFARLRKGQSPIRFTFNNLRLPQQLAGVLGQELAYDSLAYWEAMQKADFMAQNQLNPQTLMTLFIPNTYELYWNISPEEFMQRMKKEHDKFWSSKNRLALADSLGLSPAEVYTLASIVDAESNYGPEKARIAGVYLNRLQSKSWKLEADPTVVFAQGDFSIRRVTRDMLATDSPYNTYMYAGLPPGPIRMASRQAIDAVLQAEKHNYWFFCAKPPEEGQPAQHAFARNSAEHGRNARSYQRWLNQQKIYR; encoded by the coding sequence ATGGAAAAAAAATCTCTTGCTCGGATTATCCGCATTAGTTTATTGATTGTTTTTTTGGGAGCCGCTGCTGCGCTTGGCGGAGCCTATTATTACTATCAAATTATTTTTGGTCCATCTTTTCCCAAAGAAAAGGAACAAATTACGCTTTATCTCAAAGAGGCCCCTAGCCTCACTAGCCTAGCCGACAGTCTAAGCGAAAAGGGCTGGCTCAAAGATAAAAGCAACTTTATTTGGGTAGGTGAAAAGATGAAATTCAAGGGGGCCGCAGGCCGCTACATCTTAGAGGATACGCTAAAAAGTTATTACGAACTCTTTGCTCGTTTGCGAAAAGGACAATCGCCAATTCGCTTTACCTTTAATAATTTGCGTTTGCCTCAACAGCTGGCTGGCGTTTTGGGCCAAGAGTTAGCTTATGATTCTTTGGCCTACTGGGAAGCCATGCAAAAAGCTGATTTCATGGCGCAAAATCAGCTTAACCCACAAACGCTAATGACCCTCTTTATTCCCAATACTTATGAATTGTACTGGAATATTTCGCCAGAGGAATTCATGCAGCGAATGAAAAAAGAGCACGATAAATTTTGGTCCAGCAAAAACCGCCTGGCCCTAGCTGATAGTTTGGGGCTTAGCCCAGCCGAAGTCTATACCTTAGCCTCTATTGTTGATGCCGAAAGTAATTATGGACCAGAAAAGGCTCGAATTGCGGGTGTTTATCTCAATAGATTGCAAAGCAAAAGCTGGAAGCTAGAAGCAGATCCCACAGTTGTCTTTGCCCAAGGCGATTTTTCTATTCGCCGAGTGACCAGAGATATGCTTGCCACAGATTCGCCCTATAATACCTATATGTATGCGGGCTTGCCTCCAGGGCCCATTCGCATGGCTTCTCGCCAAGCGATTGATGCGGTCTTACAAGCCGAAAAACACAATTACTGGTTTTTCTGTGCCAAGCCGCCAGAAGAAGGACAGCCAGCCCAACATGCTTTTGCTCGAAACTCGGCAGAGCATGGTAGAAATGCCCGAAGCTATCAACGTTGGTTAAACCAACAAAAAATTTATCGATAA
- a CDS encoding endonuclease/exonuclease/phosphatase family protein has protein sequence MSKELKIGSFNLLNLQLPERPYYNRSYTYEEFEKKQAWISHQLNSMKADIIGFQEVFSEEALKTVIRSNPYYRDYHIVMSDRKGGSPAVAIASRYPIKDYEVIREFPEQLEVDGLLIPFKEFSRPLLKCQIEYDDGQDFHVVVAHLKSKRPMLEDGEDRDDPLAQAKGQARALLLRAAESAAVRAVLMEVLENRDSPVVVIGDLNDTHTSVTTRIISGEAPFRYLPMHKKRKIWDVLLYHAKDIQARNSYTDTYYTHLHNGHHEALDHIMVSQELVRENPNHIGRVTMVRTFNDHLLDETISEERIPNWQSDHAQVVVHIEMQ, from the coding sequence ATGAGTAAAGAACTAAAAATCGGCAGTTTTAATCTGCTTAACCTACAATTGCCCGAGCGGCCCTATTATAATCGTAGCTATACCTATGAAGAGTTTGAGAAAAAGCAAGCTTGGATTAGCCATCAGCTCAATAGCATGAAGGCCGACATCATTGGCTTTCAAGAGGTGTTCTCGGAGGAGGCGCTAAAGACCGTGATTCGCTCGAATCCCTATTATCGAGATTATCACATTGTCATGAGTGATCGAAAAGGGGGCTCTCCCGCTGTGGCTATCGCTAGCCGCTATCCAATTAAGGATTACGAAGTGATCCGAGAGTTTCCCGAGCAGTTGGAGGTCGATGGGCTGCTGATTCCCTTCAAGGAGTTTTCTCGCCCTTTGCTCAAATGCCAAATTGAGTACGATGATGGCCAAGATTTTCATGTAGTGGTGGCCCACCTCAAGTCAAAACGCCCCATGCTAGAAGATGGAGAGGATCGAGATGATCCCTTGGCACAGGCCAAAGGCCAAGCCAGAGCCTTGCTTTTGCGGGCAGCAGAGTCGGCAGCGGTACGGGCCGTTTTGATGGAGGTCTTGGAAAATCGCGATTCGCCTGTGGTGGTAATTGGCGATCTAAACGATACACATACTTCGGTCACTACCCGAATTATTTCTGGCGAGGCCCCTTTCCGCTACCTGCCTATGCACAAGAAGCGCAAAATCTGGGATGTTTTGCTCTATCATGCCAAGGATATTCAGGCCCGAAATTCTTATACCGATACCTATTATACGCATTTGCATAATGGACATCATGAGGCGCTAGACCATATTATGGTCAGCCAGGAGCTGGTCCGAGAGAATCCCAATCACATTGGCCGAGTGACTATGGTCCGCACCTTTAATGACCATTTACTGGACGAAACTATCTCGGAGGAACGCATTCCCAATTGGCAGTCAGATCATGCTCAGGTGGTCGTGCATATTGAAATGCAATAA
- a CDS encoding lipoprotein N-acyltransferase Lnb domain-containing protein gives MRIFFLLLFFCLFSSLSFAARPLSESAKFSLITCSPGTEVYSLFGHSALHLSDPDQGIELVYNYGTFDFNTPNFTLKFIRGKLEYALSRAHFGPFMQTYVYENRGAYEQEILLSAEKKQALFDALEARFNSPDRYYMYDFFYDNCATQIRDLGQLLYAEEFILPQADSSRSFRSYLADYTAPSPWLDLGIKVILGRGADKCPSVSEQMFLPDYLAQHLTNSQTPVGPFLGEKKELLPWPAAHQPGIKDHYPLLLFSLLAAFCFALSIIRPQYAYVADRLLLAVVGLAGAFLCFMWWGTDHAATQWNLNILWLSPVYLPLLFGLQKVKTNKFFAALHAILLLSYALALLNWLIAWQAYPLPLLPIFTYLSYRLYVYKWA, from the coding sequence ATGCGCATATTTTTTTTGCTTCTTTTTTTCTGTCTGTTTTCGAGCCTGAGTTTTGCGGCTCGCCCCCTTTCAGAATCAGCCAAATTTAGCCTAATCACCTGCTCGCCTGGAACAGAGGTCTATAGCCTGTTTGGGCATTCGGCCCTGCACCTTAGCGATCCCGATCAAGGGATTGAGCTAGTGTATAATTATGGCACTTTTGATTTTAATACGCCCAATTTTACGCTAAAATTTATTCGGGGAAAGTTGGAGTATGCTCTCAGCCGTGCGCATTTTGGTCCATTTATGCAGACCTATGTCTATGAAAATAGAGGAGCCTACGAACAAGAAATTTTACTTTCGGCTGAGAAGAAGCAGGCCTTATTTGATGCTCTAGAAGCGCGCTTCAATTCTCCAGACCGCTATTATATGTATGATTTCTTTTATGATAATTGCGCTACCCAAATCCGCGACTTGGGCCAGCTCCTTTATGCCGAAGAGTTTATCTTGCCTCAGGCCGATAGCAGCCGCTCTTTCCGAAGCTATTTGGCGGACTATACGGCTCCCTCTCCTTGGTTAGATTTGGGCATTAAGGTTATCTTGGGCAGAGGCGCAGATAAATGTCCCTCCGTTAGCGAACAAATGTTTTTGCCCGATTATCTGGCCCAACATCTTACGAATAGTCAAACGCCAGTAGGTCCCTTTCTAGGCGAGAAAAAAGAGTTGTTGCCTTGGCCAGCAGCACATCAGCCAGGCATTAAGGACCATTACCCGCTTTTGCTCTTTAGCCTTTTGGCGGCTTTCTGCTTTGCGCTATCCATTATTCGTCCCCAATATGCCTATGTTGCCGATCGCTTGCTGTTGGCTGTGGTGGGCTTGGCCGGTGCCTTCCTTTGCTTTATGTGGTGGGGAACCGATCATGCGGCCACCCAATGGAATCTCAATATTTTGTGGCTATCGCCGGTCTATTTACCCTTGCTTTTTGGTCTCCAGAAAGTCAAGACGAATAAATTTTTTGCCGCCCTTCATGCGATACTACTCCTAAGCTATGCTCTAGCTTTGCTCAATTGGTTAATAGCTTGGCAGGCTTACCCCTTGCCTTTGTTGCCAATTTTTACTTACCTTAGTTATCGCTTATATGTTTATAAATGGGCCTAG
- a CDS encoding NAD(P)/FAD-dependent oxidoreductase — protein MKVYIVGGGAAGFFSAIQIAENCPSAEVHILEAGQRFLQKVKISGGGRCNLTHACWTPKELVKHYPRGEKALLGPFHRFACGDTMDWFEKRGVPLKIENDGRVFPQSNSSQSIVDCLMQAAEAAGVQLHLQQRVSQIKPLEEGGYFLATKGGAEYKADKLVLAAGSSAPIWAILAEMGLNIVPAVPSLFTFNSKDFRLKGLPGLSVPQAEVEVLGQKNLKARGPLLITHWGLSGPGILRLSAWGARKLFDIDYRFSLRVNWLGWERQTLAEELQLLKKDWAKKQLSKTSPFSEIPNRLWRRLLYAAGIKEDKSWANLSKKELLGLEEELTACEIKVAGKSTFKDEFVTAGGVDLDQINFKTFEAKDFKGLYIAGELLNIDAITGGFNFQAAWTGGWSIGQDFLPK, from the coding sequence ATGAAAGTATATATAGTTGGCGGCGGGGCTGCCGGTTTTTTTTCGGCCATACAGATTGCAGAAAACTGCCCCTCGGCGGAAGTGCATATTCTGGAAGCAGGGCAGCGTTTTTTGCAAAAAGTAAAGATTTCTGGGGGTGGGCGTTGTAATTTGACGCATGCTTGCTGGACGCCCAAGGAGTTGGTGAAGCATTATCCTAGAGGCGAAAAAGCTTTGCTCGGTCCTTTTCATCGCTTTGCTTGTGGTGATACGATGGATTGGTTTGAAAAGCGTGGCGTGCCGCTAAAAATTGAAAATGATGGTCGGGTTTTTCCCCAATCTAATAGCTCACAATCTATTGTAGATTGCCTGATGCAGGCCGCTGAGGCGGCAGGGGTGCAACTGCATTTGCAGCAGCGAGTAAGCCAAATTAAGCCTTTGGAAGAAGGCGGATATTTTTTAGCGACCAAAGGCGGGGCCGAATACAAAGCCGATAAATTGGTCTTGGCCGCAGGCAGCAGCGCCCCAATTTGGGCGATTTTGGCCGAAATGGGACTGAATATCGTTCCGGCGGTGCCCTCTCTGTTTACCTTTAATTCCAAAGATTTTCGCCTCAAGGGCTTGCCGGGCCTATCGGTTCCTCAAGCCGAGGTAGAAGTATTGGGCCAAAAGAATCTGAAGGCTCGTGGTCCGCTCTTGATTACACATTGGGGCTTGAGTGGCCCTGGCATTCTTCGCCTCTCGGCTTGGGGCGCAAGAAAATTGTTTGATATAGATTACCGCTTTAGTTTGCGTGTGAATTGGCTGGGCTGGGAGCGCCAAACCCTAGCCGAAGAATTGCAATTGCTCAAAAAGGATTGGGCCAAAAAACAATTGAGCAAAACGAGCCCTTTTAGCGAAATTCCCAACCGTCTTTGGCGGCGCTTGCTCTATGCGGCAGGGATTAAGGAAGATAAAAGCTGGGCCAACTTGTCGAAAAAAGAACTCTTGGGCTTAGAAGAAGAACTGACGGCCTGCGAAATAAAAGTAGCGGGTAAATCGACCTTCAAAGATGAGTTTGTAACTGCCGGAGGCGTCGATCTCGACCAAATAAATTTTAAAACCTTTGAAGCCAAGGACTTTAAGGGCCTTTATATCGCTGGTGAATTGCTCAATATTGATGCAATTACGGGAGGCTTTAATTTTCAGGCAGCTTGGACGGGTGGCTGGAGCATCGGACAAGATTTTCTCCCCAAATAA
- a CDS encoding TolC family protein, whose amino-acid sequence MKVYLTAALVFISAWSLQAQEVLTLEEAIEKALSQNYTAKIAATNKKIAEVQNHWGEAGRYPQITATVSNANSYSNVQNPTSFLNGAQLLGTGGTAAVDLQWALYQGGRIRLTKDRLGLQEELANSEANRSLETISQTVAKAYFNAQIQQERLKSQQELLALSQDKIAYIEARRAYGQATEFDLLQIRDAYLNDSIQWMLQRTTFENAQQNLALAMGQDWASAKEIVLPRELSYELPRYNFDSLLEVALQNNREIASERIRQQTADIDIAIQEAALLPTVSLGANISEQLNISQINRAQVSGDWQGGTTLSGALNINLSYNIYNGGKQRRAIEIAKLNQEISQLTILNLEQQLGQNLNTVLALYENQRQTYALSQQLLANSSRNLEIASERFKANTLNFFDYRTIQINYINAYNNVQNAFLSAKQTEFDLLLLSGQLLR is encoded by the coding sequence GTGAAAGTATATTTAACTGCGGCGCTTGTATTTATAAGTGCTTGGAGCTTACAGGCTCAAGAAGTATTAACCTTAGAAGAAGCCATTGAAAAAGCTTTATCGCAAAATTATACCGCTAAAATTGCGGCCACCAACAAAAAAATTGCGGAAGTTCAGAATCACTGGGGAGAGGCGGGCCGTTACCCTCAAATTACGGCGACGGTAAGCAATGCCAACAGTTACAGCAATGTGCAAAACCCCACCTCTTTCCTTAATGGTGCCCAATTGTTGGGGACCGGGGGAACAGCTGCTGTTGATTTGCAGTGGGCACTCTATCAGGGCGGGCGCATTCGTCTGACTAAAGACCGTTTGGGTTTGCAAGAAGAATTGGCTAATTCGGAGGCCAATCGCAGTTTAGAGACCATTAGCCAAACTGTGGCCAAGGCTTATTTCAATGCGCAGATTCAGCAAGAGCGGCTCAAATCGCAGCAAGAACTCTTGGCCCTTTCTCAGGACAAGATTGCTTATATAGAGGCTCGTAGGGCCTATGGACAAGCAACAGAGTTTGACCTCCTCCAAATTAGAGATGCTTACCTCAATGACTCTATTCAGTGGATGCTTCAGCGCACCACTTTTGAAAATGCACAGCAAAACTTGGCCTTGGCCATGGGGCAAGATTGGGCTTCGGCCAAAGAGATTGTACTCCCAAGAGAGTTGAGCTATGAGCTCCCGCGCTATAACTTTGACTCTTTATTAGAGGTGGCCCTTCAAAACAATCGGGAGATTGCGAGTGAGCGCATTCGCCAACAAACTGCAGATATTGACATTGCCATTCAGGAAGCGGCCCTTTTGCCTACGGTGAGTTTGGGAGCTAATATTAGTGAGCAGCTTAATATTAGTCAAATCAACCGAGCTCAAGTAAGTGGTGATTGGCAAGGAGGAACAACACTCTCTGGCGCACTCAATATCAACCTGAGTTATAATATCTATAATGGCGGGAAGCAAAGACGAGCTATTGAAATTGCCAAACTCAATCAAGAAATTAGTCAATTGACTATTCTCAATCTAGAGCAGCAATTGGGACAAAATTTAAATACGGTTTTGGCCCTTTATGAAAACCAGCGACAAACCTATGCCCTTAGCCAGCAACTATTAGCCAACTCTAGTCGAAACCTAGAAATTGCGAGTGAGCGCTTCAAAGCCAACACCCTCAACTTTTTTGACTACCGGACCATTCAGATTAACTATATCAATGCGTATAATAATGTGCAAAATGCCTTCTTAAGCGCTAAACAAACAGAATTTGATCTATTGCTCCTTTCTGGTCAGCTTTTGCGCTAA
- a CDS encoding phasin family protein: MNDLFKKAMQAGLGLAVVTTEKVKDIVDDLVEKGKQYQEEQEVQAKEAPAAPQEGESEPVEGEAVADEAQPEQPHNRLEELEGRLRKLVENAIERFNFIKGDEHERIEKRIERLEERLSELVKANTELAEESESSERV; encoded by the coding sequence ATGAACGATCTATTTAAAAAGGCCATGCAAGCGGGTCTTGGTTTAGCGGTTGTTACCACTGAGAAGGTCAAAGACATTGTTGACGACCTTGTAGAAAAAGGGAAACAATACCAAGAAGAGCAAGAGGTACAGGCCAAAGAAGCCCCTGCGGCTCCCCAAGAAGGCGAAAGCGAACCAGTAGAAGGCGAAGCGGTAGCGGATGAGGCTCAGCCGGAGCAGCCCCACAATCGTCTAGAAGAACTAGAGGGCCGTCTACGCAAGCTTGTAGAAAACGCCATTGAGCGCTTCAACTTCATCAAGGGAGATGAGCATGAGCGCATTGAAAAACGCATTGAGCGCTTGGAAGAGCGTCTTAGCGAACTAGTAAAAGCCAATACAGAATTGGCGGAAGAAAGCGAGAGCAGCGAGCGAGTATAA
- a CDS encoding phasin family protein yields MMEKIVRKTLYTAVGIVASTTERLQNVVDELVSKGKLSEEEGKKVVEDVVKNTEYSRENYEGRFRNMIDGVLAKLNLPQGDAYEKLERRVKSLEVKLGLLAKELEAQRKAAKAKTEEDKEQ; encoded by the coding sequence ATGATGGAGAAGATTGTCCGCAAAACCTTATACACAGCGGTAGGGATTGTGGCTAGCACGACGGAGCGTTTGCAAAATGTGGTTGACGAGCTAGTCTCTAAAGGAAAATTATCGGAAGAAGAGGGCAAAAAAGTGGTGGAGGATGTGGTAAAAAACACAGAATACAGCCGAGAGAACTACGAAGGAAGATTTAGAAATATGATTGATGGCGTTTTGGCCAAGCTCAATTTGCCACAGGGCGATGCTTATGAAAAGCTAGAGCGTCGAGTCAAGTCCTTAGAAGTAAAATTGGGGCTATTGGCCAAAGAGCTAGAGGCCCAGCGCAAAGCGGCTAAAGCCAAAACAGAAGAAGACAAAGAGCAGTAG
- a CDS encoding leucine-rich repeat domain-containing protein, translating to MRALFSFLLCCSLLSALQAQEFGFVKEKEQTADEFQTFESLMIALKQADQVKKLDLYYKLDYSQLPQAIAELQELRILYLGHNNLEHLPPTFRQLQKLEELDLGQNPALSIQEIWPEVRELKNLRKLFIHRIQIDQLPQDFGQLQELEWLSLEGNHRIAVESLSALDQCKQLKTLNLAWCNLEALPSNLANFQQLEELYLNENQLTSIPEGLLALKQLKVLDLSDNELSQSDLEALKTALPQTKIYF from the coding sequence ATGCGAGCACTTTTCAGTTTTCTACTTTGTTGCAGTCTACTTTCGGCCCTACAGGCTCAAGAATTTGGCTTTGTTAAAGAAAAGGAGCAAACTGCCGATGAGTTTCAGACTTTTGAGTCCTTGATGATTGCCCTCAAGCAGGCCGATCAGGTAAAGAAGTTGGACCTTTATTATAAGTTGGATTACAGCCAGCTGCCTCAGGCGATTGCCGAACTACAAGAGTTGCGCATTCTATATTTGGGGCATAATAATTTGGAGCATCTACCGCCTACCTTTAGGCAGCTACAGAAGTTAGAGGAATTAGATTTGGGGCAAAACCCGGCTCTTTCTATCCAAGAGATTTGGCCAGAGGTTCGCGAGCTCAAGAATTTGCGCAAATTGTTTATTCATCGCATTCAGATTGATCAACTGCCGCAAGATTTTGGCCAGCTCCAAGAACTCGAATGGCTGAGTTTGGAGGGCAATCATCGAATTGCAGTAGAAAGTCTTTCGGCCTTAGACCAATGCAAGCAGCTCAAAACGCTCAATCTTGCTTGGTGCAATTTGGAAGCCTTGCCCAGTAACTTGGCCAACTTTCAACAGCTCGAAGAGCTCTATCTCAATGAAAACCAACTGACGAGCATTCCTGAAGGACTTTTGGCCCTCAAACAACTCAAGGTCCTTGACCTTAGTGATAATGAGCTAAGCCAAAGTGATCTAGAAGCGCTCAAAACGGCCCTTCCCCAAACCAAAATATACTTCTAA
- a CDS encoding IMP dehydrogenase translates to MIKTAYHYNDLMIVPALEAQLNSRTDCIPHYASGQSPFFAAPMSTVVAEHNYQFFLEQGLQVCFPRYQNLPSNFFELQEQYNGQLFLSMGLEEFNKEFLVLGKKLNRQHAILIDTANGHLQRVYELCLAAKKEYGQQMLLIAGNIGHPRTFERLAETGVDYLRLGIGGGRNCTTSSFTGVHYPLASLIMESRALANQLPQAPKIIADGGIASYANAIMALACGADYVMMGSLINQSLESAGQAYLFNQIPLPSQLAKLAFRLGLPLKKEYKALHSKPAYAQQGLIGRRAVEGRRSLQKVQYSLPDFLFNLRSYLQSAMSYTGKLQLEDFIGQVELITDRG, encoded by the coding sequence ATGATTAAAACAGCTTACCACTACAACGATTTGATGATCGTCCCTGCTTTGGAGGCCCAATTAAATAGCCGTACAGACTGCATTCCACATTATGCGTCTGGACAATCGCCATTTTTTGCCGCCCCCATGTCTACTGTGGTTGCTGAGCACAATTATCAGTTTTTCTTAGAACAAGGCCTGCAGGTCTGTTTTCCTCGTTACCAAAATCTCCCCTCCAATTTCTTCGAGCTACAAGAACAGTATAATGGGCAACTTTTCCTTTCTATGGGACTGGAAGAGTTTAATAAGGAGTTTTTGGTCTTGGGCAAAAAGCTCAACCGACAGCATGCTATTCTTATCGATACCGCCAACGGCCACCTCCAACGGGTCTATGAACTTTGTCTGGCTGCCAAAAAGGAATATGGCCAGCAAATGCTGCTCATTGCTGGAAATATCGGCCATCCACGCACTTTTGAACGTCTAGCGGAAACAGGGGTAGATTATCTTCGCTTGGGCATTGGCGGGGGCCGAAATTGCACCACCAGCAGCTTTACCGGCGTTCACTACCCTCTCGCTTCCCTCATTATGGAAAGCCGAGCCCTAGCCAACCAACTGCCCCAGGCGCCCAAAATTATCGCCGATGGAGGCATCGCTTCCTATGCCAATGCCATTATGGCCCTAGCCTGCGGAGCCGATTATGTCATGATGGGTAGCCTAATCAACCAATCGCTAGAATCGGCTGGCCAAGCCTATTTATTTAACCAAATCCCCCTGCCCAGCCAGCTAGCCAAATTAGCCTTTCGCCTTGGACTTCCCCTCAAAAAAGAATATAAAGCGCTACATAGCAAGCCCGCTTATGCCCAACAGGGACTAATTGGCCGACGAGCCGTAGAAGGCCGTCGCAGCCTACAAAAGGTCCAATATAGCCTACCCGATTTCCTCTTCAATTTGCGCAGCTACCTGCAATCTGCCATGAGCTATACAGGCAAACTCCAACTAGAAGATTTTATTGGACAAGTAGAACTCATTACCGATAGAGGATGA
- a CDS encoding NAD(P)-dependent malic enzyme, which yields MNYSEESLKLHSLLKGKIGIRNQMDVRTSEHLSLVYSPGVAAPCIEIAKDPEKVWEYTLKSNTVAIVSDGSAVLGLGNIGAEASIPVMEGKAMLFRQFGHINAFPICLNTQNVDEIVETVRRIAPVFGGINLEDIAAPRSFEVEERLQDLGIPVFHDDQHGTAIVVLGALINAAKLVDKPLEELSVVINGAGAAGVAIARLLRCIDNENNTACIPVKEIILCDSKGIISRDRKDLNSSKQATLGYTNPKHKSGSIKDAIVGADVFIGVSVGNILTADDIRTMAKDPIIFALANPTPEIMPEEAYKGGAAVVGTGRSDLPNQVNNVLGFPGIFRGALDARAKVISPKMKLAAAYAIADCVHPPTRDMIIPPALNEVVAYKVAKAVKEAALAEMGLPDPMTGYNG from the coding sequence ATGAATTATTCAGAAGAATCGCTGAAACTTCACAGCTTACTGAAAGGAAAAATTGGCATCCGCAATCAAATGGATGTGCGCACCAGTGAGCACCTTTCTTTGGTCTACTCTCCAGGAGTAGCTGCCCCTTGTATTGAAATCGCCAAAGATCCCGAGAAAGTTTGGGAATATACCTTAAAGAGTAATACTGTAGCCATCGTTTCTGATGGATCTGCTGTTTTGGGCCTAGGAAATATTGGCGCAGAAGCCTCTATTCCCGTAATGGAAGGTAAGGCCATGTTGTTCCGCCAATTTGGCCATATCAACGCCTTTCCCATTTGCTTGAACACTCAAAATGTAGATGAAATCGTAGAGACGGTTCGTCGCATTGCTCCTGTCTTTGGTGGCATCAACCTAGAAGATATTGCCGCTCCTCGGAGTTTTGAGGTGGAAGAGCGCCTACAAGATTTGGGCATTCCCGTTTTCCATGATGACCAACACGGTACTGCAATTGTGGTCCTTGGCGCCTTAATCAATGCTGCCAAATTGGTGGACAAACCTCTAGAAGAGCTTTCTGTAGTCATCAATGGCGCAGGGGCTGCTGGAGTAGCTATTGCTCGTCTTTTGCGTTGTATCGACAATGAGAACAACACCGCTTGTATTCCTGTTAAAGAAATTATTCTTTGCGATAGTAAGGGAATTATCAGTAGAGATCGTAAAGATCTCAACAGCTCTAAGCAAGCTACTTTGGGCTATACCAACCCCAAACACAAATCGGGTTCAATCAAAGATGCTATTGTAGGAGCTGATGTATTTATTGGCGTAAGTGTAGGAAATATTCTTACAGCTGATGACATCCGTACCATGGCTAAGGATCCTATCATTTTTGCCTTGGCCAACCCGACTCCCGAAATTATGCCCGAAGAGGCTTATAAGGGAGGAGCTGCTGTAGTGGGAACAGGTCGCTCAGATCTTCCCAACCAAGTGAATAATGTATTGGGCTTCCCTGGCATTTTCCGTGGTGCCCTAGATGCACGCGCCAAAGTAATTTCGCCTAAAATGAAATTGGCCGCCGCTTATGCTATTGCCGATTGTGTGCATCCACCCACTCGCGATATGATCATTCCTCCAGCACTTAATGAGGTAGTTGCCTACAAGGTAGCCAAAGCCGTTAAGGAGGCTGCCTTGGCAGAAATGGGATTACCTGATCCCATGACTGGATATAATGGCTAG